The following DNA comes from Ricinus communis isolate WT05 ecotype wild-type chromosome 10, ASM1957865v1, whole genome shotgun sequence.
AATGCTCTAGGAGGATTTGCTGGTCAACCTCAAAGGAAGTATGACCCCTTTTCTAATCATTACAATCCTGGATGGAGAGATCACCCGAATTTGAGCTATGGGAACCAAGGAGGACAACAAAAGTATCCTTCCCAGAATTTCAATAGACAACCTTAAGCTTCAAATTCAGGTATGTCTTTGGAAGATATTGTTCAAAATCTTGCTAACAATGCTCTTCAATTTCAACAGGAAACAAGGTTAAGCATTCAGAGTTTAGGCAATCAAATTACTCAATCGGCTACGTCGGTTAGTAAATTGGAGGCTCAAAATTCTAGAAAACTACCTTCACAACCGTGAGATAAATCCAAAGGAGAATGTTAGtgcaatttttcttagaaatgGAAAGGAGATTCCTTCAGGGTTGATTCCACTTAAAAAAGGTGAACCAagcaaggaaaaagaagaaaaagaagcttccTCTAAAGCATCACGTGGGGTAAAATTCGATCCTCCTCTATCTCTTTCATCTCACACTCCATTACCTCGTTTTCCTAGCAGATTAGCTAagccaaaagaagatgagcaagaaaaggagatccttgatacatttaggaaggtggagataaatatcccattattggatgctatcaaacaaattcctaaatatgcaaagttcttgaaggaattatgcacaaacaaaagaaggatgaaggaaaaggagaaagtggTAGTAAGTAAGAATGTGTCGGCCatcttgcaaaagaatatgcCCGAAAAATGCAAGGATCCAGGTATGTTTTCATTACCTTGTGTTATTGGTAATACAAAAATTGAGCgtgccatgttagatttagGAGCTGCTTTGGTTCGTCAAATGGCTGTAAGGCAATTGCAAATGGCAAAAGTCTGTGGAATTTGTTCACTGCAAGGACATCCCACCGATATGTGTCCAACATTGCAACAAGACTCCATGCAAGAAGCTAATGCTCTAGGAGGATTTGCTGGTCAACCTCAAAGGAAGTATGACCCCTTTTCTAATCATTACAATCCTGGATGGAGAGATCACCCGAATTTGAGCTATGGGAACCAAGAAGGACAATAAAAGTATCCTTCCCAGAATTTCAATAGACAACCTTAAGCTTCAAATTCAGGTATGTCTTTGGaagatattattcaaaatcttGCTAACAATGCTCTTCAATTTCAACAGGAAACAAGGTTAAGCATTCAGAGTTTAGGCAATCAAATTACTCAACTGGCTACGTCGGTTAGTAAATTGGAGGCTCAAAATTCTAGAAAACTACCTTCACAACCAGAGATAAATCCAAAGGAGAATGTTAGtgcaatttttcttagaaatgGAAAGGAGATTCCTTCAGGGTTGATTCCACTTAAAAAAGGTGAACCAagcaaggaaaaagaagaaaaagaagcttccTCTAAAGCATCACGTGGGGTAAAATTCGATCCTCCTCTATCTCTTTCATCTCACACTCCATTACCTCGTTTTCCTAGCAGATTAGCTAagccaaaagaagatgagcaagaaaaggagatccttgatacatttaggaaggtggagataaatatcccattattggatgctatcaaacaaattcctaaatatgcaaagttcttgaaggaattatgcacaaacaaaagaaggatgaaggaaaaggagaaagtggTAGTAAGTAAGAATGTGTCGGCCatcttgcaaaagaatatgcCCGAAAAATGCAAGGATCCATGTATGTTTTCATTACCTTGTGTTATTGGTAATACAAAAATTGAGCgtgccatgttagatttaggagcttccattaatgtcatgccattttctATCTATCAAGAATTGAAACTAAATAACTTACAAAAGACTGgtgtaatgattcaattagctgatcattcttatattcatccccttggagttgttgaagatgttttgGTGCAGGTTAATGAGCTCATATTTCCTGTCGACTTTTACATTTTGAAAATAGATGGTAATTCCTCATTAAAATTAGCTTCGATTTTATTAGGACGACCATTCATGAAAACTGCtaagaaaaagattaatgtagatgagggtactctctccgtagagtttgatggagagattgttaaatttaatattttcgatGCAATGAAATATCCTAATAATTTACATTCTCTTTGCCATATTGATGTAATTAATCCAATTATGCAGGAagtatttgcaaaagaaaatattagtaaTGAGCAAGAATTAGATGCACAATCTAATTTAGAAGTGGAAATTAGAAGCTTGGATTcggataaaattttcaaactgaATGGTCATAGATTAAAGATCTTCCATGAGGGTGAAATTGCTTTATGTTCCATTAGTTTTCCTTTGGATCACTTCACTTATTTGGATGactcaaatattttatcattccGTCGAGCATAACGACGTTAAACAATTGCGCTATTGGGAGGCAACCCAAATacttgctttatttttattattattattattattatttttctttcactttgtttattttgtttttagtttttaatttcttttaaaaaaaaattattacagaAGCTCGCTTCTTACAAGGCGTGACCAAGCCTTGTTCCAAGCTgtcttctgttttgttttgcaaaactgcacaaaaaaaaaattcaaaaaattacaGAAGCCTGCTTCttacaaggcgtgaccacgccttgttcCAATTTGTCTTCTGTTTTGTCTTGAAAAACTGTATCAAAAAATTACAGAAGCTCGCTTCttacaaggcgtgaccacgccttgttcCAAGCTgtcttctgttttgttttgaaaaactgcaccaaaaaattacaaaagctcacttcttataaggcgtgaccacgccttacttCAAACcacttttttttgttctttttgttttttattattattttgtttttgttttttcattatttttatttaatttatttaattttttattatttaatttaatttaatttaatttatttttaatttttaatttttattattattatttatttttgtgcttaaaaaaaaagagagaaaagaaaagagaacgTTTTATTTTGCCATAGCCACCAacgtattattttcttttgcagcaGCCATCACCAAAACTTTCTATTTTCACTGGGCGGTTCTACCTCCTTTCCCACTATCACCACTCACTATTCAGTCCGAATTACTTGCAAATCAGGGGAGTTTCAtatctcttttcatttcttttgtgagccattttctttttgatacattGAGGACAATGTATAGTTTAGGTGTGGGGgaggaatatgataattatatgattttcttttctttttgaaaatattttttttatgcttataattaggtatgctttaattcatatatgctactttttcttttccaaccttgagttttattttgataacctGGAATACCATGTAAGTTAGAAATACATTTTTGGTTTGAATTTCAATACATGAAAGGGGATAAGCATGATTAGTGTTTCTTTAAAACTATCCGAAGGTAtctcattagtttattgattgaaaaacGCACAAGACTTGATACAAATGTAAACATTCAAGTGAGCTTTTGAGCCAAAGAGCAGTTCATTATGTTTTgctctaattatttttgatattgagtgttatcaaactagtatgattattctagaacttgcttctGAATTCATATTGAGACCACATTTTTTGGATTGatgctttaatatgataagggCAATTAGGATTAACCTATTCTTAGACTCTTAAAATACCTACCGTGTTGATTTCCTTTTTAGTTAGCCACCTTGAgcctattttccattttctttgttatttttaacacatgttGTTTAACCCAAGACCTTTCGTTTGCTACCTCTATTTTTCTACCCTTGTCAAGGCAAAAAGGGAAGTGTTGCATGGTACAAAtgaaacaacaacaaaaaaaaaaaaagagagagaaagaaaagaaaaaaatggggAAAGGaagttgatatttattcctttcatgaaagaggataattggagaagtattcatcaaatatattgaattattacATGTTATTTCTCCAAGATTTTTAGTGCTAATATAAAATGTGGGAATAAATCTCAAAGTTTTTGTAATATGTTTCGCAGATGTGGCATAAGTTACCATGTAAGAATCTAATCTTTTTGTCTTAATTATGAAACATCTAAGCTCTTCCTTTATCACACCCTTTcctaagccccattacaacctttgtaaagtccctttgatttttgcatctaattcatgtgtagtggtggagacttgattcattagcaagcttatggtaataacATGCTTTGTTTTGATTCCGAGAGTAAATGCaccctaaacactttgagagtATTGAGTGAAACCATGTAAGGGTGTTAAGTCTCgttgctttgattttgatgaattattaAGATGCTTTGTAACAAAATTTATCCTATGAATGCTAATCTCTtgattgtcattattattcaGCTCATTaatgtatgtttaatttatttggtatttgaGGAGATTGAAAGAGATGAAAGGAAGGTTAAAAGGAGAATTGGTATGTTGAATTGAGgtatgcttgaggacaagcataaattaagtgtgggggaatttgataagtcacaaatagttatatttatcgTGTTGAATTTCCTTGCaatttggttgaataatgtacttaattatggaaattatgtttattctgacttaggtgatgcaatatcaaggatggagcaaaatccagcctaaagacatgttttaagtcatcattTATCAGAAACCAAGTTTTTTGGAGGAAGTGCAGAAATTTGCACAGAAGATCACTGtcgacaaggcgtgaccacgccttgacCCCATAAGCTCATGATGCGAAGACCTCgccaaggcgtgaccacgtcTTGCACCCCATGAGCTGCTAAAAGATGCTAAGGAGAGTTTCGAAATTTTCAGAGTTTTCATTGTGGTGGACCTATCCCTAGTTAATCtcctctatttttggaagtgttggattaatagaactttcttccatgtatttagggttttaatttatttagatcacttttaatcttatcctttcttgtagggataagattaaataggaagcttatttctttttgataagGATTCTATTaggatttagggttttacttcctatataaggacggCTAGATACTTTGAGCAGAGGCATTCAGATTCAGATTCAAATTGatattcatattcttatttcttcttctattctctacaattcttgtgaattcttactccaccatgagtggctaagttttctagtttctaattcaagagtgaataaattcaaattgtgattttgtgaggctttgagCTTAatagaattcttctttaattcaagtattctttatttcttgttcttattatttatgaattattgatattgattgaactgacgactcaactttgatattgatttttctattgctaaactttgagtttgtgatccgtaattgtcatgaacgattgacacaagtagcaaggagctggctcatgtgtgtgtgattacggcttattcgaattacatagcttgcatgataggctctagggaaataaaggaacaaagttatttcaattgcagttatctcaattaaattaatgttggtttagtcattttcattattcttaatgctatcattaagttgatatggaacgctatcgtggccagttgactaatggtaagttttgatttggatgttgggttcgagtcaattatattaggagaattacacttgttGCGGGTTTTttgaataagtagactaagtacttgaatagaagaattaatattttagcctatgatcatgattacaattggatggaattagcactcttgaattgaaaatttgttaagattgatttttatttactattcagccttcattattttctgcttatttataattttaattcaaacattcaaaaactccccttttattttagtttgagaagctatccacattggttCTCTTaggattcgacctggtttcactatttctacaagttagtttaggaaaatcagtcatttattttgaagggcttcgacaacccgttcaCAGCTCCTAGAGGGAATGGTCGAAGGCAAGAAGTTCTTTGGAGGAGATTCAATTGGGTTCGTTGACATTGCATTAGGATGGATTACAGTTTGGTTGGGAACTTTTGAAGAAGTTGGCGCTTTCAAATTATTCGAAAGTGATAAATATCCGTTGTTAGATAAATGGATTCAGAATTTTGTGAAGGAACAAGTCATCAGGGGGACTCTGCCATCAAAAGATGAGTTGATACCCGTTTTTCAGAGTTACGGAATACCAAGAAAATAATGACAATTTTCCTGGACATGAATATGGTGTTGTACCAAGATTAGCAGATGTAAGATTTGATGCTTTGCTAAAAAAATATCAGAATCTCTTTGATGTATGATGTCTAGTCTGAAAGGTGTAACCTCATGGTAGGTCATTATCGGAATCTCCTTAATAATAATCTAATTAAGGTTGTAATTCGTGCACGTGTTTTGAGTCGAAATTtctaatagaaatttttttatctaatttaatttcaaattttcacTTATATGttaaagtaatataaaatttatatatatttattagttttatgtaatagagtatattaattaattattgttaaaatgtaaattctcatatttaattcTCGTTCTCTTATTTAATATAGTGTATCCATTACatatagttaaaaaatatagaaatttctTATCTAATCTAAATATATGTTTTCATCTATACAAAACTGATAgataattaacatataattattaattttatataataaagtatgtgtcaaatattcaatatcaaaatataaaatattcatagactcattctcttattttttacGGTCTCTTTTGTAGGTAAAGATTTTCCAACCATTTAACCCTCCTTCCATTAAAATTGTTGTCGGTGATGCTTAAATGACTAAATGGCCCTAATTTTACagcattattaaaatatttatctttttaaaccATTTTGCTAAACTTGTGGTCGAAAATGaaatatgtttaattaatttattatattaataatttcaatttaataataaattatcttacTAAATATATCAAGTCTATTTAcagtttgaaaaatattaaaaaataaagttcattttaattttaataattattcattgtcattttgtcattttgcatatcaatttttaatttatcttaaatataattaatttaaaatattaagaaatgcattttttatctatatacatatttatttaatatataattatttagtataatattaatttttacaattaattttagaatttttttgcctagacttaatatttattcccACTTATACACCAAATCAATAGATGATTGacatatattcattaattttaaataataaaacatgtataagTTATTCAATACTAAAgcatcaaatatttatatatacatatcaGTTTTCTATTACATGTAGTGTATATACACCAAACCTAGATAAAAatcttctaaaatttattatagttttaaaagaaatgctAGTCCTGCTCCTTGGACTCACAAAACATAATGATTGAATGACCAGGATATAAGTTGggagaattttttaaaataatttaaaatgagaaatattatttttgtggtggaaatttttttaaaaaattactttttaatttattttttatatttagacgtggtttttttttaattgtttttattacttttttcagttattttactgaaaaataatcaaaaaatagaaaatcaatcaaaattataaatttaaaatattaaaaattatattttttaatattttaacttaatcaaaataataaaaaatcataaatatcataaaagaaaccacatatatttcttatatttttccttGATTTGAAGTAGGATGGTAGTCGGGCAGGTATTTTCGGATGTCCGATTCAATCGAACCCTAATAGgatatattcatataataataaataattttagaatttaattttacaacTTATATCGGGTTCAGATTTGAACTCGCGGATACATATTACTCGAACccgattatattaaaatttattatattatatttttattatttagaacattattttagatttttataaatttatatttagattGTATTAATAGAATGAATATCtaatgttaaatatttaaatttgattagtttatattttatattttatatttatattaatttttattaatatattttaaaatttaattactgtAAATAGgttaaataaagaattatttatttaattatctgaatatttatataaataggtAAGATATTTGCTatccatttaaatatttataatacatttaataattatttaatttaaatggattttaattatatttaaatattatgaatttatttctattaaaatttgagACGGATtcagataataaaaataattttttaaatagatttaatatgaatttaaatacGTCTATTTTAATTAGGTTTCAAGTTCGATGGATTCCTAATTTGAGACTACCACGATATAATTTGCGTTTCATTTGAGCTACAAAATGATGTACAAGTTTAACGACTTCACAAACTTAAAGCCCATGGGCGATGAACATAATAAAACCTTACCGCAATAACCCAATTGGATAGGCAAAGAAAAAATCCCAAAGTCCATGAACATAAACCCCATCTTCTCCTCTTAAAACCCTTTCCAACATTCTGTTATGTTCTTCAGTTTccactttcttctttctcctcCATAAAACAAAGCTATGGAGTGAGGTTAACTTAGTACCTCAAGTAAAACCCAGTATTTCATGtcctagttttattttttctaaagaaaGATTGATGCGGGCTCTATGCGTCGGCCTCCTTCTCGACTTGCCCGGTGAGTTactttatatgcttttttagctctaattttgatttatttcttCCTAATTACATATCCgttctcttttcttccttaTTCATAGAACCAAACTCTATTACTTTTCTTGGTTGTGCATATGCAATTGAGTTCTTGGTtacataatttgaaaaatttgagCATGAATGGAATTATGTCGTTTAGCAgcttttaagataaaattgaGGTATTTGGGTTATCAgtttaagtaaatgaagaaattctttcctttttttttttaattagctGTCGAGATATATGAGTAGAATATATGTTCCTTTttaataaactttattttgtGATAATGAATGTGTTACATTAATGTTCTTTTGTTGCctcttaatttcaatttgtattcaattttgtttctttggcTTTATTCCTGAcatttttgtttcctttttctaatttattttgggcCGTGAAGGACTTGTATTTTGCTATAACTTTAGTGTTGGTGCATGTGTTGTGGATTTTAGCAATATAAGAAGATACTCGAGCCAGAGCATAGTGTATCCAACTAGCAAGAATTTCAGTGCGAATACTGAGATCTGTGATATCTTCTCTAAAAGATATTCAAGTCATTCTTGTCGTCCTCTTGAATTTCCAACTGGTGAAACTTCTTCAATTCTGCAGTCAAGGGCTCTCCAGCACTGGTTCAAAAACTGGCAAGAACAACGGAAGCATAAACTGACAGCAAGCACTTTTGGTGGAGCAATTGGCTTTTGGCGTGGCCGAAGAGTCCAGCTTTGGTTAGAGAAACTTGGTGCAATAAAACCATTTTCTGGGAATCTGGCTACTTGTTGGAGCAACATCAAAGAAGAGGAAGCACTTGAAAGATATAAGCTCATTACAGGAAATACTGTTATTTTTCCTAAATTTCAGGTTTATGGTGTGAAGAATTCAGAAGATGATTGGTTAGCAGCTTCACCAGATGGGGTGATTGACAGTTTGGTTTATGGGTTGCCTTCCCGAGGAGTGCTGGAAATAAAATGTCCATTTTTTGATGGAGATATGAGCAAAGCTTCACCTTGGAAGCGGATTCCTCTTTATTATATTCCACAAGCTcagggtttaatggaaataCTGAATAGGGATTGGATGGATTTCTATGTTTGGACTCCTGTAGGGAGCAGTCTTTTTAGGATATATCGAGATGTACAATACTGGGATACTGTGAAAATGGCACTTTCTGATTTCTGGTGGAAGCACGTTCAACCAGCAAGGGAGATCTGCAGTAAATCTGTGATAACGGATCCCTGTACTCAATTACGCTTATTTAAGCCAGCCCCTAGGCATGAATTATGTAGCCATCTAGTTTATGAAAGTAAACGCGTTGTTGATCACTCCAAGTTATTATTGCG
Coding sequences within:
- the LOC125371364 gene encoding uncharacterized protein LOC125371364 isoform X1, yielding MSLEDIIQNLANNALQFQQETRLSIQSLGNQITQLATSVSKLEAQNSRKLPSQPEINPKENVSAIFLRNGKEIPSGLIPLKKGEPSKEKEEKEASSKASRGVKFDPPLSLSSHTPLPRFPSRLAKPKEDEQEKEILDTFRKVEINIPLLDAIKQIPKYAKFLKELCTNKRRMKEKEKVVVSKNVSAILQKNMPEKCKDPSAITKTFYFHWAVLPPFPLSPLTIQSELLANQGSFISLFISFVSHFLFDTLRTMYSLGVGEEYDNYMIFFSF
- the LOC125371364 gene encoding uncharacterized protein LOC125371364 isoform X2, which encodes MSLEDIIQNLANNALQFQQETRLSIQSLGNQITQLATSVSKLEAQNSRKLPSQPEINPKENVSAIFLRNGKEIPSGLIPLKKGEPSKEKEEKEASSKASRGVKFDPPLSLSSHTPLPRFPSRLAKPKEDEQEKEILDTFRKVEINIPLLDAIKQIPKYAKFLKELCTNKRRMKEKEKVVVSKNVSAILQKNMPEKCKDPCDAISRMEQNPA
- the LOC8284301 gene encoding uncharacterized protein LOC8284301 isoform X1 — protein: MRALCVGLLLDLPGLVFCYNFSVGACVVDFSNIRRYSSQSIVYPTSKNFSANTEICDIFSKRYSSHSCRPLEFPTGETSSILQSRALQHWFKNWQEQRKHKLTASTFGGAIGFWRGRRVQLWLEKLGAIKPFSGNLATCWSNIKEEEALERYKLITGNTVIFPKFQVYGVKNSEDDWLAASPDGVIDSLVYGLPSRGVLEIKCPFFDGDMSKASPWKRIPLYYIPQAQGLMEILNRDWMDFYVWTPVGSSLFRIYRDVQYWDTVKMALSDFWWKHVQPAREICSKSVITDPCTQLRLFKPAPRHELCSHLVYESKRVVDHSKLLLREIHGHLQN
- the LOC8284301 gene encoding uncharacterized protein LOC8284301 isoform X2, with protein sequence MRRPPSRLARNIRRYSSQSIVYPTSKNFSANTEICDIFSKRYSSHSCRPLEFPTGETSSILQSRALQHWFKNWQEQRKHKLTASTFGGAIGFWRGRRVQLWLEKLGAIKPFSGNLATCWSNIKEEEALERYKLITGNTVIFPKFQVYGVKNSEDDWLAASPDGVIDSLVYGLPSRGVLEIKCPFFDGDMSKASPWKRIPLYYIPQAQGLMEILNRDWMDFYVWTPVGSSLFRIYRDVQYWDTVKMALSDFWWKHVQPAREICSKSVITDPCTQLRLFKPAPRHELCSHLVYESKRVVDHSKLLLREIHGHLQN